From the Armigeres subalbatus isolate Guangzhou_Male unplaced genomic scaffold, GZ_Asu_2 Contig529, whole genome shotgun sequence genome, one window contains:
- the LOC134204355 gene encoding mitochondrial import receptor subunit TOM20 homolog: MEISKTTIGIAAGVAGTLFLGYCIYFDHKRRKDPDFKKKLRERRKAKKAASAAGGPRTTMPNMADHEEVQRFFLQEIQMGEALISSGDIENGVEHLANAVIVCGQPAQLLQVLQQTLPAQVFTLLINRMRQYGGGQGGGDSERARLQEMNDDLE; the protein is encoded by the exons ATGGAGATCAGTAAAACTACCATCGGGATTGCAGCCGGCGTTGCCGGAACGCTGTTCCTGGGCTACTGCATCTACTTCGATCACAAGCGCCGCAAAGATCCGGACTTCAAAAAGAAGCTGCGAGAGA GGAGGAAAGCGAAGAAGGCTGCCTCGGCTGCTGGAGGGCCACGGACGACGATGCCCAACATGGCAGACCATGAAGAAGTGCAAAG atttttcctccaggaaattcagatGGGCGAGGCCCTCATCTCTTCCGGTGACATCGAGAACGGTGTCGAGCATCTGGCCAACGCAGTGATCGTCTGCGGCCAACCGGCACAGCTTCTCCAAGTCCTCCAACAAACCTTGCCAGCCCAAGTGTTCACACTACTGATCAATCGTATGCGGCAGTACGGCGGCGGACAGGGCGGAGGCGACAGCGAGAGGGCCAGATTGCAAGAAATGAACGACGATCTGGAATAG